A region of the Alligator mississippiensis isolate rAllMis1 chromosome 5, rAllMis1, whole genome shotgun sequence genome:
CGCAGGGACAGGGCACGTGCACGCACCCACGTGCTTCCCTTAGCGCGCCGCAGGGCCCAGTCGCCCTGTGATGATGTACCACTCCCCCGGGCGCAGCCATGTGACGCACCCTCCCCCAAGTCCGAGTCGCCGCGTGATGACGCCCGCAAAGGGCGCCTCTCGCGAGACTTCCGCCCCACAAACCGCCCCGTGAGCCTTTGCGACCTCCTCTTTGCAGCGGGCGCCGCAGGATGGGTGAGTGCGGCCGCGCTCCGCCATCCGCCGCCATCCGCCCGCGGGGCCGGGGCTCGGGGTGCTGGCTATGGCCGGGCGGCaacgcggggctggggggcacccgCGGGGGCCGCCATTGCGTGGGGCCGCGCTGGATGGGGGCGGGGTGGAGCGCGGgccgccctgcccctccccccctagGGAGACCCGTGACCCCTGACCTTTCCCCCTATGCGCAGGGCACcttgcacccccccctcccttccccagactgtgtgggggagggggggtatgaCCCCTGACCTTGCTCCTCTGTGTGCAGAGCACCCTGCACCCCCCCGGGCCGTGgacccccagcccttccccaaacTGGGGAGTAGGGGGGACATGACCCCCCCTGGCCCTTCAGGGTCCGGCCAGGCTCCGAGTCTCCATGATGAAGCTTCTCTCAGTGCTGCATGAGACCGAGCGCACCATGCGGAGACCAACCTTGGAGAGCTGAGAGCTCggagccttcccccccccccccccgacccccaacctgccccccccacctcaccgCTGATGCCCCCCCTCGCTCCTTCCCCGCAGGTATCTCCAGGGACAACTGGCACAAGCGCCGCAAGACCGGCGGGAAGAGGAAGCCCTACCACAAGAAGAGGAAGTATGAGCTGGGGCGACCGCCGGCCAACACCAAGGTGGGGCTCAGGCCGCGGGTGTCCGTGTCCCCCCTGGCTTCTCTTGAGCCCGCGGGGCACCGGCATCCTGCCAGAGAGGGGTAGAGGCAAGTGGAGTGATGAGAGCTCGGCCTTAGGCTGGCGCTCGGGACCGTTCTGGTCCCTCGCGCGGCGCCAGCCGATGCTAGGGGTTGTCATAGTTACACTGACCACGCTGCCGGGCGCCTGGAGCCGGCCGCCTGGGTCCCGTCCCGTCTCGTCCCGTCCGGCCTCTCAAGCACACGCCGTTTCTCTCCCCGCAGATCGGCCCGCGCCGAATTCACACCGTGAGGGTTCGTGGCGGGAACAAGAAGTACCGCGCTCTGCGGCTGGATGTCGGCAACTTCTCCTGGGGATCTGAATGTGAGTGCCGGCCGGCCGAGGCACTCACGGGGCGCACGGGGCGGTTTTGAAGCAGCCAGGCTTTCCTCTACTGTTCTGGGCTCTGAGTGTGGCGTGGGGTAGGGGTCTGCCAGGGGGGCTCTGTGGCACGTGAAGAATGATGAGAGCTTTGACCTTAAGTGGGCTTTGGAGGAGGCTCCGATGCCTCCGGGAAGCTTGCGATGACGGGAGTGTCATAGTTACACTGAGCACGTTGCTCACAGAAGCCccgggaggggggcagagaggagccCGTTAGCATGGAGGGCTTCCCTTCGGACCAGATACATTTATAGGAGCATCAGCAGGGCCACGCTGGGTCAGACCAGCGGCCAGCCGGCCCAGTTTTCTGCTTCGGACGGTGGCAGAAGTAGGTGGtttagagagggagagagcattGAACTGGGTATCTCTAGAGCAGTCTGTCATCGTTCAGGATCCTCCACGTCATCCAGTgccattggtttagagatgccagaggatacaTCTCCAACTCCTTAACCCCCACCCCAGAGTATATGCAGGCCtgaaagcagggcagagcagctcaggAGAGAGCAGGAAGGGGGCAAGGGATCTTGGTGAGAAGCGACTTGCCTGGGGTGGGATCTGGAGAagggtggtgggcagggaggggtgtgtgAAGGGGGTGGGCTGGCAGAGCTCATTCATAGTCTCATagttgagggctggaagggaccttgcagatcaccGATTTGTCTGCAGTCATCAGTGTTGGTGTCCGACTGTCCTTGTACGGGTCTGGGGATCCTTGGGCCTGGCTGAGGCCTCTGGAGAAACGGAGAGAGCTCAGCGCAGGCTGGCAGTAACTGACAGAAGGCTGGTTGGTGTCTCCGGGGGTGTCTGTGCAGCGACACCCACCACCCTTCCTGTCTTCCCTGCTGAGCACAGGCTGCAGGGTGGGTGAGACATGCAGAGGGGAAGGAGCGTGCTCACCGCTGCCCGTGAGGGATAAACGGGGCTTAGTTCCCAGGGCTGGCCAGGCGCTCTTCTGCTAACTCAGATTGTTGAGGCTGGAGGTTTTGCCCCGTTGCTGAGCAGCCCATGCTTTCTAGAAGCTCGTGGAGGATGGGAAGCCagacctggccccatcccatggCTACCTAGGCCTGGGTTATTCATGTAGGAAGAACAGCTGTAGCTGCTTAGCCTGCCCTGTTTTCTGTAGGGAGATTGAGTTCCTCGTGGTAGGAAGCAGTTGCAAGACTGGGCCCTCCCTTTCTAAACCTGCCCTTACCTTTCTTTGCTGAATTGTAGAAAGGCAGGTCCTTAGGGAGGTTGCAGCTAGTCTagcccccagctcaaggcaggaccagcccagtTTAAACCCACCCCGGACAAGGGTTTGAAAAGACTTCCATGTCAGAATTGCCGTACATGAGACTGGATGATTGAGGCTGCTACTTGGTCTCTTCTAGGATTTAGCCTGCTCTTTTTATAAAGCACAAACTCTTGAGTTCATAGACCCACAGAAAaagagggttgaagggagctcaggaggtcacatctggtccaacccctgctccaagcaggaccagccccgactacatcatcccagatgaggctttgtctacccgggccttaaaaacctccaaggatgggaggttccaccacctctctgggtaacctgctccagtgcttcattaCCCTTCTCATTAGAAACCACCCCAGGGTGACCAAGTATAAACTGCCGAGCTGTAGGGCCGATGGAGGTTGAGCATGGGGGGTGGTAGGCAGCCTGCTGGGTGCTAATGGGGCTTTGCTGTCCTTATTTGCTCCCGATTCTAATGAGCTCCCTCCTTTGAAAGGCTGCACCCGCAAGACCAGAATCATCGACGTGGTCTACAACGCCTCCAACAACGAGCTGGTCCGGACCAAAACCTTGGTGAAGAACTGCATCGTTCTCATCGACAGCACCCCGTACCGGCAGTGGTATGAAGCTCACTACGCCTTGCCCCTGGGTCGCAAGAAGGGCGCCAAGCTGGTATGTATTGGGCTGGGGGCTTCGTGCCCGGGGCTGGCTGACTTGGGGCCCCTTGTTGGGAGCTAGCACAGGGTTCCCGCCTTGCCAGCTGCTGCGTGAAAAACCTTTAGTCAGATGTGCCCTTGGTTGGTTGTCCTCAGCGGTTTGAGAGGGGCCTGCCAAAGCCATGCTTTTTCATGAAGCCCAGTATGTGTCCCTGCTAGGCTGGACTTTGTGAGGGGCCTGCCTCTTTGCTCTCAGGTCTTCTGATGATGATACTTTTGTCCAGTTCTGCTGCTGAAGGGACAGCGATGACAACTTACAAAGCTGAAGAAGACCTGGCAGACAGTGGGGCAGGTCCTCgcacctgggagcagcaggtGCCACGAGCACATTCCCttagattcagagatgttagggtcggaagggacgtcaatagatcatcgagtccgaccccctgcataggcaggaaagagtgctgggtctagatgaccccagctagatgctcatctaacctcctcttgaagacccccagggtaggggagagcaccacctcccttgggagcccgttccagaccttggccacttgaactgtgaagaagttcttcctaatgtccagtctaaatctgctctctgctagcttgtggccattgtttcttgtaacccccgggggcgcctgggtgagtaaaacctcaccaattcccttctgtgcccccgtgatgaacttataggcagccacaaggtcgcctctcaaccttctcttgcggaggctgaaaagatccagtttctctagtctgtcctcgtagggcttggtctgcaggcccttgaccatacgagtggcccttctctggaccctctccaggttatccgcatccctcttgaagtgtggcgcccagaattgcacgcagtactccaactgcggtctgaccagcgcccgatagaggggaagtatcacctccttggacctatttgtcatgcatctgctgatgcacgataaagtggcattggcttttctgatggcttcgt
Encoded here:
- the RPS8 gene encoding small ribosomal subunit protein eS8; translated protein: MGISRDNWHKRRKTGGKRKPYHKKRKYELGRPPANTKIGPRRIHTVRVRGGNKKYRALRLDVGNFSWGSECCTRKTRIIDVVYNASNNELVRTKTLVKNCIVLIDSTPYRQWYEAHYALPLGRKKGAKLTPEEEEILNKKRSKKIQKKYDERKKNAKISTLLEEQFQQGKLLACIASRPGQCGRADGYILEGKELEFYLRKIKARKGK